Proteins co-encoded in one Astatotilapia calliptera chromosome 18, fAstCal1.2, whole genome shotgun sequence genomic window:
- the LOC113010640 gene encoding complement factor H-like, whose product MCIKYFAFALLWFPGVLHAQSTTQACDAPTLDGGFFAPKQETYSQGTKLSYTCNEGRTLAMKGWWATSTCHNGKWSHQLQCIESMNACSVPPKIPHAVIVHQDYQEVFAAGSEVQYECEDGYTAEGAHNTKSVCTQGSWTQGPTCRSSNEGDTRLRYTTIQSCGNFPVIENAVAQQTSRYYLIYRCQRLYRLVGPERVKCISSGMWSDLPECRANFCAVNTDDNPEYKSVGTVHIENGEEERVECVKPHSWSLEQYSKVRCINGRVEATNCCNRAEHELGLCD is encoded by the exons ATGTGCATCAAATATTTTGCATTTGCTCTTCTTTGGTTTCCTGGAGTGCTGCACG CACAGAGCACCACACAGGCCTGTGATGCTCCCACACTGGACGGTGGCTTCTTTGCCCCAAAGCAAGAGACTTACTCTCAGGGCACCAAGCTGAGCTACACCTGCAACGAAGGACGTACGCTAGCAATGAAGGGTTGGTGGGCAACCAGCACATGTCACAATGGAAAATGGTCTCATCAGCTACAGTGTATAG AAAGCATGAATGCGTGCAGCGTGCCTCCTAAAATCCCCCATGCAGTCATCGTTCATCAGGACTACCAGGAAGTGTTTGCTGCAGGTTCAGAAGTGCAGTATGAGTGTGAGGATGGATACACTGCAGAGGGAGCACACAACACAAAATCTGTTTGTACACAAGGAAGCTGGACACAAGGCCCGACCTGCA GATCTTCAAATGAGGGAGACACACGTCTTCGTTATACAACAA ttcaaaGTTGCGGAAACTTCCCTGTTATTGAAAATGCTGTTGCTCAGCAAACTTCACGATACTATTTGATATACCGATGCCAACGTTTGTACAGATTAGTGGGTCCAGAAAGAGTGAAGTGTATCAGCAGTGGCATGTGGTCAGACTTACCTGAGTGCAGAG CTAACTTCTGTGCTGTCAACACTGATGACAATCCTGAATACAAATCTGTGGGAACTGTGCACATAGAAAATGGTGAGGAAGAGAGAGTGGAGTGTGTGAAACCACACAGCTGGTCGTTAGAACAGTATTCTAAGGTTCGATGCATCAATGGAAGAGTGGAGGCAACTAACT GTTGTAACAGGGCAGAGCATGAACTG GGATTGTGTGACTAA